The Moorena producens PAL-8-15-08-1 genomic interval ATTACTACCCGGTCAGCTTCCAACACTTGCCGCAACTCTTTGGTAATACTCTGGAAGATACTATAAACATCTAGAGACTGGGACAAATGGTTGCTAAGGCTTGCTACTACTCGTTCCCGCACAGCAGCTTGGCCAAGCTGATGGGATTTGGCCTCCACTTGATCGAGGTAGCTCAATTGCTGTAGGGCTACCCCAAAGTGCAGAGCAAGCTGCTTGGCAAAATCAATCTCATACTCCTGCCATTGACGAGGCTGACTGCATTGGTGAATGCACAACAATCCCCACAATAATGGTCCTTGAAGTAGGGGCACAACCAGATTAGCTCGGACTTGGAACTGAGCCAGCAGCTCAATATGGCAATCGCTCAGTCCAGCATTGTAGACATCAGCAACCGCTTGCACACGTCCTTCGGTGTAGTGAGAGGCATACTGTTCACCAAAGCAGTGGTCGTTAACTTTGATTCCTAGCATGGCATTGTAGCCTGATGCCACATCCTCAGATACCAATTCCCCATCATCAAAGCCAGAGTTAGGGTAAAACTTAAATACACCCACCCGGTCAACCTGAAGAAGCTTACGAATTTCGATAGCAGTTGTCTTGAAAATGGTATCGAGGTTTCGAGACTGACGGATCTTGTTGATGATTCCAACTACCGCTCGCTCCATCCGTGCGATTTTAGCTACCTGAGTAGATTTTGCCTCTACTTGCGCCAGGTACTCTGTTTGTTGTAGGGCAACTTCAAAGTGAAGGGAAATTTGCTTGGCAAAATCAATCTCATACTCCTGCCATTGACGGGGCTTACTGCATTGGTGAATGCATAAAAATCCCCACAGTTGAGACCCTTTACGCAATGGCACCACTAGGTTAGCCCGGACTTGAAACTGAGCTAGCAGCTCAATGTAGCAATCGCTGAGGTCCCCATTGTAGATATCAGCAACTGTGTGTACTCGCCCTTCAATATAGTGCTGGGAATACTGTTGACTAAAGCAATGGTCGTGAACCTTGCTACCGAGGATAGAATCGTACCCATTGACTACATCTTCAGACACCAACTCTCCATCATTAAAACCGGAGTCAGGGTCAAACCGAAACAGACCCACCCGGTCAGCCATCAGAAGCTTACGAATTTCTATGGTTGTGGTCTTGAAAATGGTATCCAGTTTCCGAGATTGCCGGATCTTGTTGATGATTTTGACCGCTGATTTTTCTAGGTCTGCAGCCAATAGCAGTTGCTTGGATTGTGCTCGCAGTTGCTCAACAGACTCCGTTTGCTGGAGGCCAACCCCAAATTGTCGGCCCATCTGAGCCAGTATACCCACCTCCATTTTCTGCCAGTGACGAGGGCCATTGTTCTGGTAAGCTGCCAGTAAACCCCACAAGGTTTCCCCTTGCAGAATCGGTACAATCACATAAGCTTTAGCCTGAAATTGCTCCAAGATATCAATGTGACACTGAGTATGACCAGCCTTGTAAATGTCATCAACCGCTAAGGTTTCATTGTGGCGATACCTACCCCCTTGGGTTTCCTCCAAATAGGTATCGCGCCAGACTTTTTTAATACTCGATCCAACTAACGGTATCCAACCATGTGCCACATCCTCAGCCACAAACTCACCACTCCAGTCTCGATTGAAGCGATACACAGCGACGCGATCGCACTTGAGCTGCTGCCGGATTTCTTCAGTAGCAGTCTGGAAAACACTGTTGATGTCAGAACTCTTAAGTATTTTATCAAGCAAGCGACTTGCGATTTTTTCTCCCTGAACAGCAATATCCAGTTGCTCCGATTTCTCCTGTAGCTGGGCTGTAATGTCCAATTGTTTGAGAATACTACTGAGACGGTCACTGAGTAATGACAGCAGCATCACCTCACTATCAAGCCAGCGCCGAGGGCGAGAGTTCTGGTAAACGGCGAATAAGCCCCAGAGGTGTTCACCATTAAAGATTGGGGCTATAATATAAGCCTTGGTCTGGTATTTTTCTAAGGTTTCAATGTAGCACTGAGAAAAACCAGCGGCATAAATGTCGTCAACTCGCTCTACCTGCTGACCTTTGAAATAGCTGCCTCCTTGTGTCTGCTTTAAATAGGTATCGGTAGTAGGGCTGGCCACGGATCCGATTTGCTTGACCGTACAGCGCTTAGAGGACAATATATCTGGTGATGTCAGGTTAGGATTTTGCTTTTGGTCTTCGAGCAGCCTCACCCAAGCATCTGCAACTGACTCAGCCACAAATTCACCACTCCAGTCAGGATTGAACCGATAAACCACTACCCGATCAGCCTTCAAAAACAGGCGCAGTTCGTGGCAAATGTTGCCCAGGGCAATCTCCGGTACATTTGACGGCGCAATTGTGGCCAAGATTTGAGCCAAAACCTTTTCCTGCTTCACCTGCTCTCGCCGTCGGATACTAAATTCCACTGGCTGTAGACTTAGCCTCAGTTCAGTAACAACTTGGTAGAGCAGACTAATGTCAGCTTCCTGCCATTCCCGGGAACCAGAACATTGCTGCACCACTAGTAAGCCCCACAGTTGCCCATCGAGCAAAATCGGTAGACTTAGGCTGGCTTTGACCTGGAATCGTTCTAGCAGTTGGAGTTGAAACGGACTCAAAGCCCGGTCATTAATATCATTAAGGGCTACAACTTCCTGTTGCTCGTAGGCTGAGCGATTCTCAGCTCCAAAAGCAATCACCGGCAGGTACTCCCCCTGGCTGGGAGTATAGCCACCCACCATTGATTCAACTAGCACCGTACCCCGATTCTCGGACTGGAAGCGAAAAATCAAGGCTCGGTCTACCCGTAAACGCTGACTAACCTCAGTCACGGTGGTTCTCAACAGGACATCACTAGTTTCTGCTTTGCGCATCTGAGTTGCCAGGTGGAATAACCACTGCCGCTCACCCTTGCAGTGTTGCTCAATATCCACAGCTAGGTGGAACTTCACGCCGGTAGGTGTCCCCTTGCCATTGCCATTACTCGATGATTGATTGAGTTGGGACGAAGATGTGAGTATTTCCTCAGATTTATCAAATTGTGGCATAGTTATAGTTTCCTTTCTTGATGCAGTCGCTCTTGGGGAGGGGCTGCGTGGGTCACCTGCGTCCGCACCTTGAAAGCCCCGTGGAAACCCCCTTTGGCCGACTGCATCGCTTTTTTCAACATCTGATAATGGTAAAATTGCCGACCATGATGGCATCTCAGAGGCAATCGAGTCGGTAGTAACCCTCCCAATAGACTGTTCAATGGGCAGAGTTAGTGACGAGCTTGTCAACCAGTCATAATTGATTTGATGGGATTGATTTGGTTGATCAAAACTGATCATGATTGCCCTGATCAATTGGCAGATCTCCGAGGAGGCTAAGTCGAAAAACCTCAAGACTGCCCTCCCCAAGACTCCCCTTCTTGATGTGTCTGCCATAGGGGACATTGAGTAATAGCCATGACATCCAAAACTGCACCCCCATCCCCAGGTAGGTAACCCAGGAGAAAAGGCAGTAGCGATTGAGGAAATAAACCAGGAGTCGGTGGCTGGAGTTGCTCCAATTCATGTAACTCAATCTCATTGACTTGCGACACTACCAGACCCACAGACTGGTCATTGACCTCAACCACTATGGCCACAGGAGATACCGAAACTTGCCCAAGCTTCGACAGAGGTGGATAGCCAACCAGCTGGTTTAGGTCTACCAACCAGAGCATTTCTGAACGCCAATTACCAATTCCCAAAATGCAACTAGGCATTTCCGGCACCAGCAGAACCTCCGGCACATTCACCCTGATAATTTCCGTAATCTGCTCTAGGGGCAACAGAACACTGTCCTGTTTGCCAATAGGAAAACGCAGCAACCGCACTCGGGTTTCTGGGGTTAGTGGATCTAAGTTTAGTAGGTCAAGATTTGTTTGTGTTACCGCTGGGTCAAGGGAGTTCAACATTACCTAATACCTAATACCTAATACCTAATACCTAATACCTAATGCCTAATGCCTAATGCCTAACAATTGCTGGATTGTTTGTATTAGTTCTTGCTGGTCTATCGGTTTAGATAAATAGGCATCAGCTCCCAGCATCGAACCCCAGAGTTTGTCGGCATCAGTTCCTTTAGTTGAGCAAATCACCACTGGGATGGTTTGGGTGTTGGAATTAGTCTTGAGTTCCCGGCACAGTTCAAACCCGCTTTGTCCTGGCAAAATCACATCAACAATCACCACATCTGGTTTCTGGGACTGGAGTTTAATCTGGGCATCCTCACTACTTGTGACACTAACTACCTTGAGACCAGCTTCTCTGAGGTAACAACTTACCATCTCATTTTCTGTCAAGCTATCTTCAACCAAAAGGACTGTAATCATAATTATTTTATAAAATTATTGAGAATATTAGTTTTTTTTGTAAATATTATTTTTTGATTGATTTTTTTATTAAAAATAATATTTAGTAAATTGAATGAATAAGTATACAAAATTAATTGTGATAAGTTTTTCTCGAAAGTTCCCTACTCCCTACTCCCTACTCCCTACTCCCTACTCCCTGTTCCCTTTGCTAAACTATTAAAGTAAGTATTCAACCGGACAGGATATTACGAGTAACTCCGAGATGCCTTTGTAGAATTGTCAATACCTTTGACCGAGTAATAGGCTTTGCTAAAAAGTCCGTAGAACCGACCATCTTTGCCCGCACTCGGTCTACAATTCCGTCATTACTGGTGACCATAATTACTGGCGTGTCTTGAAACACCGAAACCCGACGAATTTGTGCACAGACTTCATACCCGTTTAAAACTGGCATCACCAAATCCAAGAAGATCAGCTGTGGTTTGTGCTTTAGCAAGGTCGGCAAGGCTTTGATTGGGTCTTGAACATTGATAAATCGATAGCCAGCATTGGCAAGAATTTGACTCATGGTCAGCCGATCGATTTGGCTGTCTTCGATATAAACTACCAAGGGACTAGCTGGTAATGTCTGAATTGGTCCTCCTTTTCTTCCGGTAGTTTCTGGCATTGGGTTAGTGGCTTTAGTAAAGTGAGTATCACAGCGGAAGTCTCCAACCGAGATCAGACCCATCACCTGTAATCTGATATAGGGCATGATTGATTGGGTCAGAGGCAAAAGATTCTGTTTCAACCTCAGAGCTAAATCCCTCAAAGTGCGATCGCCATCCACTAAGGTAGTCAGGTTATGGTAGGCCAGTAATGAGGTCTGCTGTCGCAATTTGTCAGCATCCCAGATCACCGGAGCCAAAGAAGGGGAAATATTTACCAAACCAGCCTGTTGCCAAGGTTCCCAAGCCTGCGAAGCCTGTTGCCAAATCTGATCAGCTTCAATTATTACCAATGTTGAATCAGACGTTGAATCAGAGGTTGAATCAATAGTCTGTTGAGGAATCTGCCTGTAAGTTAGTTGCTCTGATGAACCACAGCGGAGTTGTTCCTGCCGTTGGATGATATCGAAGAGTATTTCCGTACAGTTGCCAGCAACAACAGACCTCATCTGTTTTAGCGGTACTTTCCCCTGTCTGACTAGTTCTGCTAGAGATGGGTAATCCCAATACACCGGCTGAGCCGACGACCCCTGACACACAGGAAATGCTGATAGTTCTGGGCAGTGTACAGACAACTGCCGACACCAACGACGAATCGGATGCATTTTACTAGCACCCCCAGTCAAACGACCCAAGTGAAAAGAAAGACTCCACTGCTGACCTTGGGGATCTTCAATCTCCAACCGACCAGTCAATTGCGCCTTTGCGCAACCTTGAATCTGTTGTGCCAGTTTGTCGGTGGTCAATACTTTTTGAGTCGTCATTGGTGTCTCTATAGATATATAGCAATGCCACTAGTAATTAGTAACTCTTAACTAACAATTAACAATGAATATTTAACAAGTAATAATCCTAGTTTTTTAGCGCCTCTATTAGCACGTATATTGTCAATTTTTACTATTTTAATTAATACCTAATAGGTAATAGTGTGAATTATAATATTGTGTATAGTTTTCAGAACTTACGCAGCCACTATATTTGGATAGTATTTACAAAATATCGGGTTTTTAGCCCAGTTTTCCGTAAATCATGGTTTTGGTGAAATGCACCAAAATCGTAATGTTAGCAGACAATTCAAGCTAGGGTTGTGGAGATGCACCATGATCGAGTTTCACTAACCATCAGCAAAACTCGGTTAGCCAAACTGAAGGTCAATTAGTAGCTGACCTTGATAAATCTTAGCTTAATTAAGGGTTTTTTTAAAACAAATTAATTAAACTTAACTTTATTTATTATGGCTTAATCATAACTATGATATAAGTCTTAAGATAGGCTAATTGTCGTAGGATACTTTGCTAACATGCAAATGTAGCATTTCTCAGTAACATCAGCAACAAAATCTAGCTAACTTTATTAAGTCTTTAAAAAAAGGATTATTTATTTTCAAAAGAATTAACTGCGAAATAATCGTGTGTACTGAGTTTCGTGAGCCATACTTGCCAGGTAAGCATATGCGCTACTTGAGATGCTACTTGAGGTGCTATCAGGCGTGAGCCTTGGCCGTTGGCCACGCTACTTGAGGTGCTCACACTACTTGAGGTGCTATCATGCTAATCAACGGTCGGTAGTAAACAAGCTGGGGGGTGCTGGTAAGGCTGGTTGAAAATCCCTGCTCGTTTTACTCATCCGACCCCGTGCAGTTAAAGCGCCTGCTAGCTGATAGCTAATAGCATGAGGCTGAATGCTTACGATGCTTCGTTTGGTATAACACCTGCATGAGATATCATCTCAAGAACACTGGACTGACGGTAAGACTTTGGGATAGGTCGCATCATGTCTTCGGGTAACTCCACCAAATTGGGTAGATCATCCACAAAAATTCCCCAAAGTTCGGAGTCCCTAGGACGAATAATCACTAAGAACCTTTGGTTAGGGCTTAGGTGAGGTAAACTACCATCACCCAACTGCTGATGTAAATCCCAAACCTTAATGCTATGCTTGCCTAGCTGAACTAATCCCATGGTTTTCATCTCCCTTTTGATTTCAGTGGTAAAATTCACCACTTTCAGGACATCCCTAATCCCAAGACATAGGGAATAGTCAGCAATCTGAAAAACCATGAACTTGTCTAGTTTTTTATCGTCGTCCATCGCCTTTATTTTATAGTGCTTATTGCTTAGTTATTCGTGCTGAATGCTGATTAAATTAAGGAAAAAATTTCGTTTAACAAATACGAAACTTTTTCGATTAGCAATGATAAATTAATAATTACAAATTACCAAATAATTCCCGAATATATAGCTTTTATCGCATTTATGAGGTACAGTATTGAGGCAGCGCATCCCGATTCCCGATTCCCGATTCCCGATTCCCGATTCCCGATTCCCGATTCCCGATTCCCGATTCCCGATTCCCGATTCCCTGTTCCCTGTTCCCTGTTCCCTGTTCCCTGTTCCCTGTTCCCTGTTCCCTAAAATCCCGAAATTGTGTACCTCATAGCTATGAGAATTGCTATAGCGTTGATAATACTTATGAGGTATAGTCTTTATTCCCCCTACTCCCCACTCCCCACTCCCCACTCCCTACTCCCTGATTAAGGGTTAAATGGGCTCAACAACATCGGTTACTGTTGTCAACAATTTGTGTTCCAAATAGGGCTTAGTGATATAAGCCTTGGCCCCTAACTGTGAAGCAATCAAGCGGTGTTTATCGTTACTGCGGGAGGTGAGGATAACGACAGGAATATCTACCAAAGCTGGGTCAAGCTGACAGTGTTTGAGAAACTCAAACCCATTCATGCGAGGCATCTCAATATCACAGATTACCAACTGTATATCTGTCTGATGCTGTAGTTGCTCAATGGCTTCATAACCATCCTGGGCTTGAAACACGTGATAGCCATTCTTGTCTAAGGTCATGGCTAGAGTGTGGCGCAGGGTGATGGAGTCATCTACCAGGAGTACCTTTGGCTTACGTCTGACCCAGAATGGTTCAACCATTGACACTCCCCGGTCGCTAAGGGCGCGGGGATTCTGCGGACAGGTTAGACTGAGGTAGCCCCCAAAGTCTAATCCTCGCTGCGGTCGTCAATGGCCGCCTACCCAGTCTGCCTAGATCCAGGTCTAGGTTTCTGGCTACTTTTCGCAGTATATTTGCACTGCCATTTAGGTCTGCGTTAACAATTGAATTATTTGCAGACCTGTATAAACCTCGTTTAATTCTTCGACCAGATGCTTTCCACTCAGCTGGCTTGTTACCAAAACTGGGTAGGGTGTCTCCATCTAGATACGAAGCTTTGCTGGTGTAAGCTTCTTCAGTTAAAACAAGCTTAATATTGTACAGATCGCAAAGCTGGGATAATCGATCTTTTAGTTTTCCCAAGGGTATTTGAACAAATTGCTGATTGTTCACTCGCCCCATTCTGGAGTTGGTTTTAAATCCCTCATTCCAGCCGAGGACGACTGTCTTGATTCCATTCTTTAAACAGTGATTAATAATTAATCGGGCAGCTTTATTGATTCCATCTCGAACGCGGTGATTGCGCTTCCTTGTCACCCTGTCAAGCCATTTGTCCCAGTATCCTTGCGGTTTCCCTTCTTTCCTTGTAGCTACCTGCTTGTTCCAATACTGATTATAGGACTTCATCGCACGGGAATCGATCAAGAACGAATTCCCTAAAGTGTCAACACAGGCGGCTAGATTACTAGAAGTTCCGAGGTCAATACTTAGTGCTTCGTTGGCTTCTTGATTTACTGGGATTTGACTTGGGATATCATAAGAGACCTCCAAGTAAAAAGCACCATTTTTTGGGAGTATAGTCCATTCCTTTATCTTCCTTCCTTCTAAGTTAGAAGGGAAAGGTAGAGAAAAGCTTTTTACTCCGAACCAGCGTCTTACCGTTAATCCCAAAGAAAATACTAACCTTCCATCTTTTATTTTTGGCTTTTGCCCTCCGGAGTTAGGGTAGGCGACCTTAAACAGTTTAGAGCCTTTTAGATATTTGGGAGGAGAAGGTTTGTCTGTTAATTGACCTTTAAACCATAAGTCTCTAAGTCCTTTATAGGATTTAAAAGCTTCAGTTACACTCAACAATGTTTGCTGAGCCGGAGTTGAAGGAAGAGACTTCGCTATTATTGACTTTCCTATACTCTTTTCATAGACCAAGTCAAATTTACCAGTCAAGAACTTGCCTGTCTTGAAAAATATTTGTCTAGAAAAGTAAACTCCCATATTGTACAATTTACCTGACTGTTGGCAAATGTAAGTCAGTATAGCTTCCGTTTCTTTGTCAGGGTGTAGCAATATCTGCTGTACTCCCATTTGCTTCTTTGTTTTAGCCATCCTCGACCCCTTGGCTGGCTTGTTGTTCTCTTATATTAGTCTACAATACAAGAAATGTCAATTCCGGATAAAAATGCGAAAATCTACTTTTGAGTACAGGCACTATAACCATGCTGTAGGTCTATGTGTAGTTCACTTAGTTTGGATACCAAAAAGACGAAAAAAAGTTTTAGTTGGAAAGATTAGAGACAGGATATACGAGATATTCTCAGTGATCGCCCAGGAGAAAGGGTGGAATATAAAAGCTCTTGAGGTAGCCCCCGATCATGTCCATCTTTTCGTTGAGATAAATCCCACTGATGCCATATGTCAGGTAGTCAGAGCTTTTAAAGGTCGGAGTGCTAACTATCTAAGAAAAGAGTTCCCTGAACTTAAAAGACTACCTTCTTTGTGGACTAATAGTTATTTTTTCTCTACAGCAGGAAAAGTCAGTACCGAAA includes:
- a CDS encoding GAF domain-containing protein, with translation MPQFDKSEEILTSSSQLNQSSSNGNGKGTPTGVKFHLAVDIEQHCKGERQWLFHLATQMRKAETSDVLLRTTVTEVSQRLRVDRALIFRFQSENRGTVLVESMVGGYTPSQGEYLPVIAFGAENRSAYEQQEVVALNDINDRALSPFQLQLLERFQVKASLSLPILLDGQLWGLLVVQQCSGSREWQEADISLLYQVVTELRLSLQPVEFSIRRREQVKQEKVLAQILATIAPSNVPEIALGNICHELRLFLKADRVVVYRFNPDWSGEFVAESVADAWVRLLEDQKQNPNLTSPDILSSKRCTVKQIGSVASPTTDTYLKQTQGGSYFKGQQVERVDDIYAAGFSQCYIETLEKYQTKAYIIAPIFNGEHLWGLFAVYQNSRPRRWLDSEVMLLSLLSDRLSSILKQLDITAQLQEKSEQLDIAVQGEKIASRLLDKILKSSDINSVFQTATEEIRQQLKCDRVAVYRFNRDWSGEFVAEDVAHGWIPLVGSSIKKVWRDTYLEETQGGRYRHNETLAVDDIYKAGHTQCHIDILEQFQAKAYVIVPILQGETLWGLLAAYQNNGPRHWQKMEVGILAQMGRQFGVGLQQTESVEQLRAQSKQLLLAADLEKSAVKIINKIRQSRKLDTIFKTTTIEIRKLLMADRVGLFRFDPDSGFNDGELVSEDVVNGYDSILGSKVHDHCFSQQYSQHYIEGRVHTVADIYNGDLSDCYIELLAQFQVRANLVVPLRKGSQLWGFLCIHQCSKPRQWQEYEIDFAKQISLHFEVALQQTEYLAQVEAKSTQVAKIARMERAVVGIINKIRQSRNLDTIFKTTAIEIRKLLQVDRVGVFKFYPNSGFDDGELVSEDVASGYNAMLGIKVNDHCFGEQYASHYTEGRVQAVADVYNAGLSDCHIELLAQFQVRANLVVPLLQGPLLWGLLCIHQCSQPRQWQEYEIDFAKQLALHFGVALQQLSYLDQVEAKSHQLGQAAVRERVVASLSNHLSQSLDVYSIFQSITKELRQVLEADRVVIYRFNSDWSGEFVAESVAPGWISLITEQERDDRLKVDLIASERCTVTALSVNSRNHIDTCLQETQGGDFAQGDRFKKVDDIYAMGFSPCYINTLEQYQARAYLIMPIFQGEKLWGLLAAYQNTGTRQWQDTDVTLMLQISNSLGLALQRSHYLDQLRAQSSQLSKAAQIAQGVTKIVGKLFQSREVTKIYGITTQEVRQLLKCDRVALYQFNRDWTGQFVAEAVATGWLPWVGADMEAFWPDTYLQDTQGGRYRHRESLAVDDIYTFGYSDSYLETLEQYEVKAYMLVPIFIEGSLWGLLGTYQNTGARNWQEFELNALAQIGVQVGAALQQAEYLAQIQNQSQQLTNAAQREKADKEAVQREVMQLLSAVRPALEGDLTVRAPVTNNEVGTIADAYNNTLQSLRRIVTQVQQASRKVAQTSVERESNIALLTAQAQQQFMALGQALEHIQTMVNSTDAVGQSAQQVEVAVQTANQTLQEGDAAMNRTVDGILEIRETVAETSKRLKRLSESSQKVSRVVNLISNFTNQTQLLALNAAIEATRAGEYGRGFVVVADEVRSLARQSAEATTEIEQLVQEIQKSTAEVSTAMDKGIQQVAQGTAMVQDTRLTLNAIVEATSQISQLVEGITQATQVQTQEFQSVTTTMTEVAGIANKTSSDAMEISKSFQELLAMAKNLQASADQFKVE
- a CDS encoding chemotaxis protein CheW — its product is MLNSLDPAVTQTNLDLLNLDPLTPETRVRLLRFPIGKQDSVLLPLEQITEIIRVNVPEVLLVPEMPSCILGIGNWRSEMLWLVDLNQLVGYPPLSKLGQVSVSPVAIVVEVNDQSVGLVVSQVNEIELHELEQLQPPTPGLFPQSLLPFLLGYLPGDGGAVLDVMAITQCPLWQTHQEGESWGGQS
- a CDS encoding response regulator transcription factor — encoded protein: MITVLLVEDSLTENEMVSCYLREAGLKVVSVTSSEDAQIKLQSQKPDVVIVDVILPGQSGFELCRELKTNSNTQTIPVVICSTKGTDADKLWGSMLGADAYLSKPIDQQELIQTIQQLLGIRH
- a CDS encoding response regulator → MTTQKVLTTDKLAQQIQGCAKAQLTGRLEIEDPQGQQWSLSFHLGRLTGGASKMHPIRRWCRQLSVHCPELSAFPVCQGSSAQPVYWDYPSLAELVRQGKVPLKQMRSVVAGNCTEILFDIIQRQEQLRCGSSEQLTYRQIPQQTIDSTSDSTSDSTLVIIEADQIWQQASQAWEPWQQAGLVNISPSLAPVIWDADKLRQQTSLLAYHNLTTLVDGDRTLRDLALRLKQNLLPLTQSIMPYIRLQVMGLISVGDFRCDTHFTKATNPMPETTGRKGGPIQTLPASPLVVYIEDSQIDRLTMSQILANAGYRFINVQDPIKALPTLLKHKPQLIFLDLVMPVLNGYEVCAQIRRVSVFQDTPVIMVTSNDGIVDRVRAKMVGSTDFLAKPITRSKVLTILQRHLGVTRNILSG
- a CDS encoding chemotaxis protein CheW translates to MDDDKKLDKFMVFQIADYSLCLGIRDVLKVVNFTTEIKREMKTMGLVQLGKHSIKVWDLHQQLGDGSLPHLSPNQRFLVIIRPRDSELWGIFVDDLPNLVELPEDMMRPIPKSYRQSSVLEMISHAGVIPNEAS
- a CDS encoding response regulator; translated protein: MVEPFWVRRKPKVLLVDDSITLRHTLAMTLDKNGYHVFQAQDGYEAIEQLQHQTDIQLVICDIEMPRMNGFEFLKHCQLDPALVDIPVVILTSRSNDKHRLIASQLGAKAYITKPYLEHKLLTTVTDVVEPI
- a CDS encoding RNA-guided endonuclease InsQ/TnpB family protein gives rise to the protein MAKTKKQMGVQQILLHPDKETEAILTYICQQSGKLYNMGVYFSRQIFFKTGKFLTGKFDLVYEKSIGKSIIAKSLPSTPAQQTLLSVTEAFKSYKGLRDLWFKGQLTDKPSPPKYLKGSKLFKVAYPNSGGQKPKIKDGRLVFSLGLTVRRWFGVKSFSLPFPSNLEGRKIKEWTILPKNGAFYLEVSYDIPSQIPVNQEANEALSIDLGTSSNLAACVDTLGNSFLIDSRAMKSYNQYWNKQVATRKEGKPQGYWDKWLDRVTRKRNHRVRDGINKAARLIINHCLKNGIKTVVLGWNEGFKTNSRMGRVNNQQFVQIPLGKLKDRLSQLCDLYNIKLVLTEEAYTSKASYLDGDTLPSFGNKPAEWKASGRRIKRGLYRSANNSIVNADLNGSANILRKVARNLDLDLGRLGRRPLTTAARIRLWGLPQSNLSAESPRP
- the tnpA gene encoding IS200/IS605 family transposase; the protein is MRKSTFEYRHYNHAVGLCVVHLVWIPKRRKKVLVGKIRDRIYEIFSVIAQEKGWNIKALEVAPDHVHLFVEINPTDAICQVVRAFKGRSANYLRKEFPELKRLPSLWTNSYFFSTAGKVSTETIQRYITDPHHS